The region cctacaccgttcctggctcttgccgatcattcacataattgcactcatagcataataaacaagtatagaatactagcaaatacaaccaaagggctacaccctgcaattcaaacacgttgggctcagccctgcatacaagctctatgggaacaagggttttcttacctgagtcccgagcatcgatgccccgagcacagtcctctaacttgagcctcaccgaaaccctagtcacaacacattaacaatatgcatccatcaagttctaatccaataaataactttgagccataaccctaacctccgggaccttgaattttaccaatctgggtgataaaatccatcctgagccttaaccattgagttcccaagcctaaacacccttaaaaacacgaactggcactaagagttgcgaccctacccacaagtgccgcggctagcctcgaaacagaggctagcacctcactgacacccacacgggccgtggcgcgcatcaccaagcgccgcggcgcgcatgaaacttctcagcctcccatggcggcgcacgcacacgggccgcggcatgcccatcctagggtcgcgaccctcacctccaacccagaaatcttcatcatttttcctcacttttcctcaagccaattcacccaaaacttagctaacaatcccagataatcaacacaaacattctagctcaatatcaacatcaaaacccattaaaacctgctccaaaactcaactaaaatacccaaaaacagatcaagttccaatcacatgcatatcctaaaaacacagcaaaaattcaagcttaattcccatggttagagcttacctttaCTGAGTTTAGTCTCTAAGTTTGATCCTTAATCTCCAAGCTTTTAGCTCCCAAGATctcccagctgaattcctctaGCTTCTAGCTAATTTCTCGAAGTTTCTCCTTAAGCCTCCAAAGAAAAGAAAaccacttcaagagagagagaagaggtgaGTCGGTTTCTGAGAGTTCTATGAGATTCTaaggtttgttttatttaacttagtctatgtggttacctcaaggctcggggtaccaaaacgtccccgagggcaaaatggtaaacttccccaatattccctcctagacattctatcctcgaatatatctccaaatatttattttcataacccaataaccccataacacatctaatacccaaactacccctcgactcgccccgagtcggattctcaacctcgttgtgactttctggctaaccgctccccaggactgtctcgaatcgtgctgcacaaacatatcacatatatatagcatttatcacatttatacccctaatatccagacggggcccacatgcacatttaactcaactaaacatgcatcattatcatatattcacataaatccgcatattaacataataattcatttattgccctccaggcacactaatcaaggccctaagccctattagcaaattcgcgTCGTTACACTATCACAGTgcttgctaccaccacattagtaTGAATGTGATTGCTAAATTCAAGACTAATCATGGTCATGTGTTGATGTATAATGCAGTATATGCTTTTAGGAAATTTGAGTTCCGCGCTCACTTcgaaaaaatcaattaaaaaaaccCAGCTATTGCTCAATACCTAGAAGACATGGGTTTTGATAAGTGGTCATGTGCTTACTTTCCTCGAAATAGGTATATCATTGTAaattgtattttaatttatgaaatcttGTAAATGTACATTACTATTAAAGGTTAGTTTTCCTGGATACTAGGTACAATATAATGACAATTAATTACGAtgaaagtttcaacaataagACCTAGGACGCTAGGAGCTTTCTGATAACTACATTCGTTGAATTTATTTGCTTCACACTGCAGTCCTGGTTCTGTGAGAGGAGAGAAACTAGCGAGAAGACAACTACAACTCTTGCACCGACCTGTGAGAAAGATTTGGTGGATATGGTTGAGAAAGCTCAATTCTTAATCCCTTATGCAATAGGGAGGCATGAGTTCCATGTGTTAGATGGTGAACTAAATGGTGAAGTCAACCTCCTAAATAAGACATGCACATGTGGCGTGTTTCGGCTTATTGTCATTCCATGTGTTCATGAACTATCTGGATCCCTTAAGAGAGGGTGAACTTGTATTCTCTGTGTTCAGATTACTATAAAATTGAGATATGGAGGTCCTCTTACACATAATCTATATATCCTACTGTTAACGAGGAAAAGTGGATTGTTCCACATGACATTATGACAATGAAagtgagaacacctgcgcaaaaaaaaattcttggtcgtccaaagaagaaacaaggtaggcCTAAGAAGAAACGCCATCCTTCCAATGGAGAAAAAGTGGTTGTAGAACGCAAGTGCAGCACATGTGGAGGTCTAGGCCATAATAGGGCAACTTGTAACGTTCGAGTTTGAAATTTATGGCATCAATGTTAAACTTTTTATTTGTGTACTAATGGACtttgttaatatttttatttGTGTACTAATGGACCTTGAttggcatcgatgtggcatcgaaatGGAAGTATGCCATTTTGAAAGGAGGTCTACCATTGATATGCCATTGAAACGGCATAGATGTGGCATCAACATGTCTAAATTAATTGTTCTTTAATCATTTAGCCATAAGCATCGATGTGGCATCAAAATACCATCAATGTGGCATCGAAATGGAAGCATGCAATTTTTAAAGGAGGTCTACCATTGATATGCCATCGAAACgacatcgatgtggcatcgacaTGTCTAAATTAATTGTTCTTTAATCATTTATCCATAAGCATCGATGTGGCATCAAAATGGAAGTATGCAGTTTTTAAAGGAGGTATAGCATCGATTTGCCATCAAAACgacatcgatgtggcatcgacaAGTCTAAATTAATTGTTCTTTAATCATTTAGCCATAAGCATTGATGTGGCATTGAAATATCATATAAAAATTTTAATTGCTAAAAATATACTATTGTGTACCATCAAATAGTCATCGAAATGACATCGATGTGACATTGTTTATAGACAAAACTAaggagaaataaaaataaatgttctAACAGATAGAAAAAGTCAAGGGTACACATTCTCGTAAAAAATGCTTGCGCATAATTTATCCCTGAAGTACTGAATGTGGTCCTCGATGACATATGATAAGGGAATGTCTACAAGAATAAACTCCAAGTGCTTGATGGCGAATACGCCGCAATCTCCGCTGAGATCAAGAAATCGCATTTGTGAGtttattgaaaattaatggaGAACATGGTTATAAAAAACTGAAGTTAGTACGTCTAAATACCTGGTTCTACATTGTGGGACAATATCAGTGGACATGCGCCGCCAATCAAAGTTTGGAACGGTGATCTTCGATATAACTATTTTCAACTTGGGGTGTCCTTTAAACATACCAGAAGCATTGAGTAAATATGGAAGCATACTAGTCTAAGGCTCCATCAACTCAGTAAACTTACCATGACTAAAGTTGGAATGATCTGAGTCAAATACAATGATCATCCAACCAACCAGATTTATCTCGCAAAGGACCCAATCATAATTTTCCAGGCACCAGTAGAAGTAGATCTCGTTGCAATCACCCCAAGGCTTCTTGTATTTTTTAGCATCTCCTTTCGTGAAATTAAGAATGTCCACATCCTATTGGTAAGTCCTGCTCTTGTTCTTAAAGTCGTCATATCTAGCAGGAATATACTGTGCAAATGATGAATCAAGTACGGTGGCTTTCATGGGGTACATATTTGACAACTCAAAAAGACATCTCCGTATAAGGTAATTCACAGCATCGAGATGCTACAAATAAACAGAGTATCGTTAAAATAGAGTATTGTTAAAATGAGATGAATGTGTTGACTGCAAATATAAAAGACTTATAGTTTCTCATAACCATTCTTTTGCCACCTTCAACTTCAGGAACCAAACAGGGGTGCCATTACAACCTTTCAACTTCCTCGGTCTGTTGTTGTCAATCTCACCGAGTACCATCACTTAAAAGTTGTTAACATATCTTGATCCAACACCTTTAAAGGATGGATCGTAATTGGGTCCTTAAACTTTGGTTTCTTGGCTGCTAGAGTATAGTCCTCATACCTTATTGGTCTCTGCCTAGTGCGCATATGTGTAACGGGAGAAATTAGTATACAATCTCATTAAAAAATGTAATAACTCATGGATTAGTAGTACCTAAGACTGTCTGTACTGGCTAAGGAGGTGTGGCTTCTCCAACAGGAGGCTCGTAACATGTGGGGAGAATGTCATACTCTACAACCTTTGCTAGAGTAGGTGCAGGAGTAGGTATACCACCAAGTGTTGCCAGCTTCTCCAATATGACTTCTTAATTCTTAAGGAAGATACCTAGAGTGGCCTTAACCTCATCCACTGCACCTGATAGTCTGACCATCTCACCCAACACAACCTTATAAGCCCAAGGAGCAGGAGAAGAAGTAGGTTTTGCACTAGTATCTGGAGCAGTCTCCGTCGGGGCATCCTCCACAAATATGCCAGCCTCAATGGCTATCTCACCCACCGCAGCAGCCTCTACCTTAGGATCGTAAGGTCTTCCATCCTCTAGCGCAGGCTGGATCATATCCTGCAGCATCGCATACCTAGGAGCATCATTCTCTATCCTCTGATCTATGGTGCCGAAGAAGTCTTGCTCGTCTggtcgagaccttaggatagaaatgcatgacaGCCGTAATGGAAACAAAACAAGAAAATTAGAAACTTCATAAGTTGATTGGTATACGGAattgaatttttaaaattttaaatagctAACACGTCTCCTCGTAAGTACATCCTTCACATGTGAATGCTTCAGCTAGCCTGTGCTCTCCCACTATTGCATCCTAGGGAACTTTAATCCACAGGGCTTTGCGTATTCCTTCTACAAATCAAGAATCATCTTGTATGCCCAATATTGTAAGGCTGGTGGATACCCTTTGCAGGTGTACTTTGCCTCCACCTGAACACCCTTAGAAGACTCCACCTTAGTGGTCTTCTTCGCCTTCTTACCAGGTATTGTAGCACCAATCGTTTTCATACCTCTTCTAAATTGTTTCACAGTTGTATCTAATGAAAGGGATCCCCATGGATACTtctcaaaataatataaatccTCGACCATTGACAATGAATCTCGCCAAATAGCATTGTCATTCTCAGCGGCCAATAGTATCCCCTCCACAAAGTAAACCAAACCAAGCTTGTACAAATCATCAGGTACATCGCACATACTAAAAGCTCGTTCCAACATATTGAACTTAATGTCTTTCTTGGGTACCACATTGAAATATGTATTGAGTAGGCGGGAGGATGTAAGGTGAGGTTGAATGTCAGCGGCAAGTGATAGGCAGGAGCATCTCAGGCCAGTCATAATGGAAAACTTGTTCACCCTAAACATATAAAAGTTTGGGCCCATCAAGAAGTGCACCTCATCGTCACGCGGAGACTTCACCTTCCGCAAAAGCAGTGCGTGCACCAATGCCCCAGAGAACGAAAATGCTAGGGGCTGTGAAGAATGGTCCAAAAACAGACTCATTCACCCTCCCCAACAATCCATGCTCCTCAAACCTTTTCTTCAATTTAGTTAACCTCCTGGAACCCTTATAGGTCATACGACCAACATAATAATCCTCTATGGGGATCTCAAGCGGTGGGATAAGTTTGGGTGGCATCtgcaaaatatccaaaaaaaagaGTGAGAATTAgttaaatttacaaaaaaaaaaaaaactcagtcTGTTGTTGTCATCGAAATGTCATCGCTTTACCAATTATTTGACATCGAAGAAAAAAGCAAAAATCAACATATACAAGTATGCATCGAAACAACATCAAAATACTATCACTATACCATCGAAACTGATTTTACAAATCAACAAACAAACTATCGATATGGCATCGATATACATTTAACAAATAATAACTAAACTAAGCTACCCTCAAATCAGCATCGaaataacatttaaatttcattgattatttacaaaataaatcaacAAACATTGTATCGATATGCCATCAAAATAGCATTGATTATGCATCAAATATCTTTCAAgcagataacatataaaattcaTTGACATCACATCGACATATCATTGATTTAACATCGATGCATCACCATTTAAATTAATGTGATCAAATAACCATCAAAATgacatcgaaatagcatcgaaaTTAATAGATTTATCAAATGAAAACTAAAACCAAGAAAACTTCGAAATTGCATCGATGGACATTTAACAAATAACAACTAATACTAAAAACCATCGAAATATCATCAAAATTTCATCGATTTtatatcaaaataaaactaaaaactaTGCAAGCGTCAAAATGGCATCAATATTTCATCGATATAGCATCGATTTACTATCGCCTTTATTTAATAATCCACCGAAAATTCATCAATTGAGCATCGATGACACAATATTtcgattattaaaaaaatatacacatGCACTGAATGTCATCGAATTACCATCAATTAAGCATCAAAATGGAATTGAATAAACATCGACCAACTAAAATTTTGCAAAATTTAAACCCAATCTTCCAAAACGATGCACATAGAATCAAACCCATTTCaagctatatttttttttttcaaaatagagATTAAAACCCTACATTAGGATTAAAATCAAACCCATTTCATTGATTTTATACATTacgattcaaatttttttttttaaaaaaacaaaaaacaaaatacaacCTTGCCGTTGCCGACGACGGAGAAGATGGTGGCGACAGCAACTCTAACCTCAGaaacattctttggccttggccaatctatgactgcctcaatcttcgctggatctaccttaatcccctcattactgacaatgtgcccaagaaaagatacatgagataaccagaactcacatttcttgcactttgcaaacagtctgtgttcccttagtctctgtagaaccaacctcaaatgctgctcatgctctgactcagactgagaataaaccaggatatcatcgatgaagatgatcacaaacttgtccagataatccttgaataccttgttcatcatatccataaaagcagctaggccattagtcaatccaaaagacatgactaagaactcataatgcccatatctggtacgaaaagcagtcttcagtatttctccctccttgaccctcaactaatgataaccagaacaaaggtcgatctttgagaatacctttttaccttttTATCTTTGAGtatccttggcaaatgatacttgttcttgattgttagcttattcagttccttgtaatcaatgcacatcctcagagaaccatccttcttcttcacaaacagaactggcgcaccccaaggtgagaaactaggtctgataaaacccaaatccaacagttcttgcaattgtacctttaattctttcaactcaactggggccattctgtaaggtgctctagacactggctccgtccctggtgccagttctatcacaaactttatctctttgtgtggtggaaaccctggcaaatcttctggaaacacatccaggaattcacagactaatctggtctcactggcacgacatgtgtggtgtcaaccacactggcaaagactccaatgcaacctccttgcaatagatctctagccctcaaaacagaaatcataggtatacgagatCCATGCActgtaccaacaaacacaaaaggatcctcaccttcaggctcaaaggtgaccatcttccttctgcaatcaatggtttccccatactttaccaagcaatccatacccagtatcacaTCGAAgacagtcataaccaactctatcaaatccactgacaactctctgccctccactgtcattggcaaagatttgacccatctcctggatactaccaattccccagtgggtagcaaagttccaaaccccacagcataaaaatcacagggtctacacagtctatcaataattatactagcaacaaaagaatgtgtagccacagaatcaatcaatacattataagaggttccagcactaagaacctgacctgtaactactgagggaaaagcctcagcttctgcttgtgtcaacgcgaacactagagctagggccgagctgtccgctttcctgggttcttcttttcttgccttagggcaatctttcttaagatggCCCACTGGtccacataaaaagcaggccttttccctacactctccctaatggtgcctcttgcatctagggcattcaggataagacttccaagcCTCACCACCACTCTAGAGGCCCAAAGGAAAACCTCGAGGTCGCCTATCAGAacttggaactgggaaggtgtcaggaaccttcctcttctgatcactggggcctccacccctaccgaAACCCATacatggaggacctgtcctcctaaagtcctttctggctgcattatctcgccaggtcttgttctctgcactctcagctgtggcTGCATAGGTAGTAACACGTGCCACaatggtaatgcgaacatctcgggctaatctaggttgtagcccctggagaaacctctcccttctggtcccatcagtgggcactagctccatggcaaactttgccaatgtatcaaactttaaggcatactcagtcactgacaaaccCCCTTGAAGTAAACTAATGAAATCCTCagcctttgccgccctgatggcatcattataatacttcttgttgaacagagtctgaaactcttcccaactcagggcattgatattCCTGGTTTGGGTTATAACCTCCCacaaaattcgggcatcctcccgaaacatatatgtggcacaagccaccctctcattacaagtcaccctcatgaagtccatgATGGTGGTAAGCATGCTCACCCATTGCTCAGCTTTAGCAGggtctgcactgccttcaaaaattggaggttgctactttctgaacctttcatagagaggctcccatttgttaccaacctcaggcagctgctggcaccgatacaggaggtgcctcagatacactAGCTACTGTAGGaacctgctgttgtctcaggaggcagagttcttctccctgcctcaatactgtagcctgcagatcattaaacaactgctgccagttcgcaggagctggctgtggaatctgaccctagtcattctcttgaccctgattattattattattctggccttgatcaccctaGCCAGCTGAGGAATCTATctgtcctggattcattcttatcaacttataccttgctgaaacaatcaatgcAGCAATAACaaaacctcttgctgcctcacggtccaagatcaacagataatcaccAAATTACACGGTTATACAAGTATACAAACAAATACATGATTATAtcatttaacatgtatcaaataatagtcCACAATCAataatactaatgagtatgttccagcaatttcagtactatttagcacacggttgccGAAGATGCAGTATTCACGGCAAAgtcttaacatggtgtctcatgtaaacaggtaaagcatttatgttgtatttaagcagttatacatataactacataaatagttaccaaaccatgagccgagcttgtcttcagtggtgagtgtacatgcccagccaatctacaTGAACCCTagaccttggcacactctgataccaagttataacgccctggttaccccaagacagttatggtgaactttgaactgtgatttaactcgctaaccgagttctttggttaaaaacatgcttctaggtgttattaataggttgaGGTGAAAAACCTATCAAAAGGAAGGGatacattttatttaaaacataaaagtgttcatgggcccataaaaacatttacaagttatttacaatcccaaatggtcattacagtttaaaatttacaacccgccgatctaaacgcaaaaatagggtaaaccccctagttcctctcagAACTCCTTGGCtatggtggtcaagtggccgcatatgtacacattacaacctaagctctccactcaaggttgggtgagcttttctttccctttacctacaccacatagcacccatgagctaaagcccagcaagaaaactcaatactacaAGAATacaatatcaaacgatgatcataataaccatccaggacttctagtccaaaatagaggagtgacagttgtaaaagtcactaaggtgggttatGTTCCCTTACatataagtgatcatttcactagcttaaacaagataggtatctgatgaaattgtcaccagcataaacctactgagtgaccatagagtcactagtGTGAGATTtcgttcccttagccatgtgacaaaaaaatcacctaggcctttagccctggctctgagtaactagtcatagactagacaagcgcttataattttcattgaacttagggtcggtccagcattaatactccatatgagtcattcaatgccgatatcgattagatctaatcttttatcggctctgtgttcttgacgcttatgccgtttctgactcttaggtcagtaacacacgaccaatgttcaaaccgttgtgaacttaactagtaagtcacagcctcacagacggttttaacaccattgccgattctgactagtaagttagtgccattcacaagtaagcaagatttgttaagcatttaatatgcaatcaatgtccacacttaacaaccaacatgcctatataataaccacgcatgtcacatatagggtgcagttttcttatctcttgttcgagcgagaattagtaaaagaacgacccttgagagcaatcaaccttttagttccttgacggtcacctggccataaccaattatggaattccatcaataaaatgaataacaaaggttcccaaaccaaaacctagcctccgagacatcaaatcctactaaatcgggtagtaggatcgattgcgaggcctaaggcttgaatccccaagccaaaaaccaacttttggccaaaatgccactaacgGGCCGCGGCCCGTCCCTCAACCAGAAGCGGCCCCCTT is a window of Humulus lupulus chromosome 4, drHumLupu1.1, whole genome shotgun sequence DNA encoding:
- the LOC133832009 gene encoding uncharacterized protein LOC133832009, coding for MSLFLDHSSQPLAFSFSGALVHALLLRKVKSPRDDEVHFLMGPNFYMFRVNKFSIMTGLRCSCLSLAADIQPHLTSSRLLNTYFNVVPKKDIKFNMLERAFSMCDVPDDLYKLGLVYFVEGILLAAENDNAIWRDSLSMVEDLYYFEKYPWGSLSLDTTVKQFRRGMKTIGATIPGKKAKKTTKVESSKGVQVEAKYTCKGYPPALQYWAYKMILDL